The Planctomycetia bacterium region TCCGGGCGACGAGGTGCTCGTCCCCAGCCCCGACTACCCGCTGTGGACGGCGTCGGTCGTGATCCACGGCGCCAACGCGGTGCACTATCCCTGCCCGCCTGAACGCGGCTTCGTCCCCGACCCGGCCGCCATCGAGCGGCTCGTCACCGAGCGGACGCGGGCCCTCGTCCTCATCAATCCGAACAATCCGACCGGTGCGGTCTACCCGCGCGAGGTGCTCGAGGCGCTCGTGGCAATCGCCGAGCGGCGGAACCTCGTGCTCTGTGCCGACGAGATCTACGACGAGATGCTCTACGACAACGCCGAGTTCGTACCGGCGGCGACACTCGCGAAGCAATGCCTGTGCCTGACGTTCGCCGGCCTGAGCAAGGTCTACCGGGCCTGCGGGCTGCGGGTCGGCTGGCTCGTGTTCTCCGGCGAGCGCGAGCATGCCCGCGACTACATCCAGGCGGTGGAGCTGTTGGCGTCGCTGCGGCTCTGCTCGAACGTGCCCGGCCAATACGCCGTGCAGACGGCGCTCGGCGGCTACCAGTCGATCTTCGACCTGACGCGGCCCGGCGGCCGGCTCCATGCCACCCGCGCCGCGCTCTTGGGTGCCCTGTCGCGGAGCCGCTGGCTCTCGGTCGTGCCGCCGCAGGGGGCGATGTATGCCTTCATCCGCGTCCATGCCGAGCGGCTGCCGGGGGGCGTGGCCGGGTTCGACGACCAGCGGTTCGCCCTCGACCTCTTGGAGCGGAAGCACGTGCTCGTGGCGCCGGGGTCGAGCTTCAACGTCCCCTACCGCGACCACTTCCGGGTCACGCTCCTGCCCGACGCCGACTTGATGGCCGACCTCCTCGGCCGGATCGAGTCGCTGCTCGACGAGTACGCGGCGGCGGGCTGATCGCGGCAACGGATCGCGGGATCGCGGTCGGTCGATCGATGAGCCGATTGACGGCCGAGTGATCAGGCGTATACACTCGAAGTGGCGACCGACGGCCCGCAAGCCTTGGGTGTTTCGAGGAAAACAGATGGATCTCTTCACCAAATCGATTCAAGGACTGCCGGCGACGGAGAAGCTGCGGCTCGTCGAGCAAATCTGGGACGACTTGGCGACGCAGGAAGCCCCGATCCCGCTTCCAGAATGGGCTGTCCGCGAAGCCACGAGGCGGCGCGACGAGATGATTGCCGACCCGCGATTGGGAATGACGCACGCCGACGTGTGGGCCCGCATCGCCTCTTCCCGCCATGCCTAGGGTGATCCGCTATCACCCGCTGTTCGAAGCGGACGTCGTCGGTGCAGCGGGCTGGTATGACGCCCGGAACCCTGAACTTGGATCCGCGTTCATCGCGCAGATTGCTCTGGCAGTTGATCAGTTGCTGCGCGATCCTGGACGGCGAACCCGTGGCGACTTCGGCGTTCGGTACTGGCCTGTATCCCGCTTTCCGTTCGTGATCTTCTACGACATCAACGGGCAGGAAGTCCTTGTTCTCGGTGCGATGCACACGGCCCGGGAATCGCAAAAATGGCTGGCGGATCGTCGCTGAACGAAGTCCACGGCAAGGAGGAGTAGGCCGGTCAACGGCACCGACACAGCGATT contains the following coding sequences:
- the aspC gene encoding aminotransferase, with product MTIPVLRASEHLHDVRYEIRGALARRADQLEREGHEIVKLNIGNPGAFGFRMPGSMRVAIVENLHQADPYSHQKGIFPAREAVVMQQQTRGVMDVSADDVFIGNGVSELIMIAMRALLNPGDEVLVPSPDYPLWTASVVIHGANAVHYPCPPERGFVPDPAAIERLVTERTRALVLINPNNPTGAVYPREVLEALVAIAERRNLVLCADEIYDEMLYDNAEFVPAATLAKQCLCLTFAGLSKVYRACGLRVGWLVFSGEREHARDYIQAVELLASLRLCSNVPGQYAVQTALGGYQSIFDLTRPGGRLHATRAALLGALSRSRWLSVVPPQGAMYAFIRVHAERLPGGVAGFDDQRFALDLLERKHVLVAPGSSFNVPYRDHFRVTLLPDADLMADLLGRIESLLDEYAAAG